The Henckelia pumila isolate YLH828 chromosome 2, ASM3356847v2, whole genome shotgun sequence genome includes a window with the following:
- the LOC140878182 gene encoding uncharacterized protein produces MDKEWMSKNRLSKEYDVGVESFLKFALKNSNNPDAIPCPCARCGNLKKKNVETIRAHLYFNGIDLTYHTWIWHGERSTTGYSINDNDRVRQDEQKSCDDEPIDMVQAVYDSCAENPNQFNKLLEDVEKPLYPGCTKFTKLSAVVKLFNLKAKYSWSDKSFTDLLSLFGEMLPVDNELPLSLYDAKKSLRALGMDYVKIHACPNDCILYRKEYEDFANCPTCGISRWKLGNKSMVKEGVPAKVLWYFPPIPRFRRMFQNKAISKELTWHAYKRIRDGYLRHPADAPSWKLVDHLWPDFKSEDRNLRLAISADGINPHSLMSSTYSCWPVLMITYNLPPWLCMKRKFMMLTLLISGPRQPGNDIDVYLAPLIEDLKCLWDFGVETYDAYREETFSLRAVLLWTINDFPAYGNLSGCVVKGYHACPICAEKTYSTRLKHSRKMSYTGHRRFLPSCHPYRRQKKAFNGSQEFDPAPEPLTGHEVLERVERINFQPGKMSGKIHTKKDDGKPCWKKKSIFFELEYWKHLHVRHVLDVMHIEKNVCESLISTLLDIPGKTKDGVAARLDLVEMNIRTDLAPRMGEKKTFLPAACYTLSKDEKKSICNSLSGIKVPDGYSSNFKNLVSMKDLKLVGLKSHDYHTLMQQLLPVAIRGVLPKHVRAAITRLCFFFNELYSKVIDVSKLDGMQREIVIILCLLEKYFPPSFFDIMIHLTVHLVREVKLCGPVWYRHMYPSERFMKILKGYVRNRNRPEGCIAECYIAEEAVEFCSDYLSNVHTIGIPSRHREVELTRPLSGSAVHSTSLDELHQAHLHVLANDIEIDPYIEEHMMELNARFPYKAKSKKWLQDEHNRTFVNWLRDRVARVDHSTHQISERLKWIARGPNKKVLKYSSYLIDGVTYATKERDHIRVTQNSGVSLVAKTMQVASAKDKNPIVSDMVFYGVIEEIWELDYHKFQVPVFKCNWVENNNGIKVDDFGVTLVNLNRIGFKSDSFILGSQAKQVFYIEDPEDHAWSVVLATPSRESFEYGNGDELEDSVIHYQSVSRGLPSMDVDVADDNEPPCIREDCDGTWINNV; encoded by the exons ATGGATAAAGAGTGGATGTCAAAGAATAGATTATCAAAAGAATATGATGTTGGGGTAGAGTCTTTCTTGAAGTTTGCACTGAAAAACTCCAACAATCCTGATGCAATACCTTGCCCATGTGCAAGATGTGGTAATCTGAAGAAGAAAAATGTTGAAACTATAAGGGCACACTTGTATTTCAATGGTATAGACTTGACATATCATACATGGATATGGCATGGGGAAAGATCTACTACAGGGTACTCAATAAATGATAATGATCGAGTCAGGCAAGATGAACAAAAATCTTGTGACGATGAACCTATAGATATGGTACAGGCTGTATACGATAGTTGTGCTGAGAATCCAAACCAATTCAATAAGCTACTTGAAGATGTCGAGAAACCTTTATATCCTGGATGTACTAAATTCACAAAGTTATCTGCAGTTGTGAAATTATTTAACTTGAAGGCAAAATATAGTTGGAGTGATAAAAGTTTCACTGATCTATTGAGTTTGTTTGGAGAAATGCTTCCGGTTGACAATGAATTGCCTTTATCTTTGTACGATGCTAAGAAAAGTTTACGTGCATTAGGTATGGATTATGTGAAAATTCATGCTTGCCCTAATGATTGTATCTTATATCGGAAGGAGTACGAAGATTTTGCAAATTGCCCTACTTGTGGGATATCAAGGTGGAAGTTGGGCAACAAATCTATGGTGAAGGAAGGAGTTCCTGCAAAGGTATTGTGGTATTTCCCACCTATTCCAAGATTTAGAAGAATGTTTCAGAATAAGGCGATATCCAAAGAGTTAACTTGGCATGCTTATAAAAGAATTCGTGATGGATATTTACGTCATCCAGCTGATGCACCATCTTGGAAATTAGTTGATCACCTCTGGCCTGATTTTAAGTCTGAGGACAGAAATCTTAGATTGGCTATATCAGCAGACGGGATCAATCCCCATAGTTTGATGAGTTCTACATATAGTTGTTGGCCAGTTTTGATGATCACGTACAACCTTCCTCCGTGGTTATGTATGAAGAGAAAATTTATGATGCTAACTTTGTTGATTTCTGGTCCTAGGCAACCGGGAAATGATATCGATGTTTACTTAGCACCTTTGATCGAAGACTTAAAATGCCTATGGGATTTTGGTGTCGAAACTTATGACGCATATCGAGAAGAAACTTTCTCTCTTAGAGCTGTTCTATTATGGACAATCAATGATTTCCCAGCATATGGGAATTTGTCAGGATGTGTTGTGAAAGGATATCATGCATGTCCTATTTGTGCGGAGAAAACATATTCGACAAGGTTGAAGCACAGTAGAAAAATGTCATATACAGGCCACAGAAGGTTTTTACCTTCATGTCATCCTTATCGAAGGCAAAAGAAGGCATTTAATGGGAGTCAAGAGTTTGACCCCGCACCAGAACCATTGACTGGGCATGAAGTGCTAGAAAGAGTTGAGAGAATTAACTTTCAGCCTGGAAAAATGAGTGGAAAGATTCATACAAAGAAAGATGATGGAAAACCTTGTTGGAAAAAGAAATCCATATTCTTTGAACTTGAATATTGGAAACACTTACATGTTCGACATGTTCTTGACGTGATGCACATTGAAAAAAATGTCTGTGAAAGTCTCATCAGTACATTACTTGACATTCCAGGAAAAACAAAAGATGGTGTAGCAGCTAGATTAGACCTTGTGGAAATGAACATAAGGACCGACTTGGCACCAAGGATGGGAGAGAAGAAAACTTTTTTGCCAGCCGCCTGTTACACTTTAAGTAAGGATGAGAAAAAAAGtatttgcaattctttgtcAGGAATAAAAGTCCCCGATGGTTActcatcaaattttaaaaatcttgtgtcgatgaaggatttgaaaCTTGTTGGCCTTAAGTCACACGACTATCACACTTTAATGCAACAATTGCTTCCAGTAGCCATACGTGGTGTATTGCCAAAACATGTCAGAGCTGCTATCACTAggttgtgcttcttcttcaatGAGTTATATAGTAAAGTGATAGACGTCTCAAAGTTGGATGGCATGCAAAGAGAGATTGTGATTATATTGTGTTTACTTGAAAAGTATTTCCCCCCATCATTTTTTGATATAATGATTCATTTAACTGTTCATCTTGTGCGGGAGGTAAAATTGTGTGGACCAGTTTGGTATAGGCATATGTACCCATCTGAAAGATTCATGAAGATTTTGAAAGGTTATGTGCGCAATCGTAATCGACCTGAAGGATGTATAGCTGAATGTTATATCGCTGAGGAGGCTGTCGAATTTTGCTCTGACTATCTTTCTAATGTTCACACAATTGGGATACCATCAAGGCATCGAGAAGTAGAACTTACCAGGCCTTTATCGGGATCAGCAGTGCACTCCACTAGTCTTGATGAGTTGCATCAAGCACATCTCCATGTATTGGCAAATGATATTGAGATTGATCCTTATATCGA GGAACACATGATGGAGTTGAATGCAAGATTTCCTTATAAAGCTAAGTCTAAGAAGTGGTTACAAGATGAGCACAATCGAACGTTTGTTAACTGGTTACGTGATAGA gttGCACGTGTGGACCATTCCACACATCAAATATCAGAAAGATTGAAGTGGATAGCACGCGGACCTAACAAGAAAGTGTTAAAGTATTCCAGTTATTTGATTGACGGGGTTACTTATGCTACAAAAGAGCGTGATCATATACGAGTTACTCAGAACTCTGGCGTAAGCTTAGTTGCGAAGACGATGCAAGTTGCTAGTGCAAAGGATAAAAATCCAATTGTTTCAGACATGGTTTTTTACGGAGTTATTGAAGAGATTTGGGAACTTGATTACCATAAATTTCAAGTTCCAGTGTTTAAGTGTAATTGGGTTGAGAATAATAATGGTATTAAAGTCGATGATTTTGGTGTCACGTTGGTAAATCTCAATAGAATCGGATTCAAATCTGATTCTTTTATCTTGGGCAGTCAAGCAAAGCAAGTATTTTATATTGAAGATCCTGAAGATCATGCATGGAGTGTTGTACTTGCAACTCCTAGTAGAGAGTCATTTGAATATGGAAATGGTGATGAATTGGAAGACAGTGTAATCCACTATCAATCTGTTAGTAGAGGGCTGCCATCAATGGACGTTGACGTAGCTGATGATAATGAACCACCATGCATTCGTGAAGATTGTGATGGGACTTGGATCAACAATGTTTAA